In Paenibacillus larvae subsp. larvae, the following proteins share a genomic window:
- a CDS encoding peptidyl-prolyl cis-trans isomerase, translated as MRNIKLLWAVIGGLSLAVVVLVCFVIFGFTGAASGNGTVVAEIGKTKIRKGDLEQNLITHYGSSVLNQMLDREAIKMEAQSAGLQISDADIDKELKVMMQAYESEEVFYQSMKEQLGMSRQEVKDDVYYKLLLEKVATKDIQVSDSEIQDYIQAHPEEYAKKREMHLRRVTTKTREQANKVVAAFSKGDDFAKLARDRSIDDYANNGGDLGWVKEDDPLTDKQVMKQAKDLKVGQISKPVQTNEGYLIVFLQESKDKGGLDEQTIKETVRKQLALQKAPSIKDLSKKLREKWNVKIVDPTYQS; from the coding sequence ATGCGCAATATTAAACTGTTATGGGCGGTCATTGGCGGACTGTCTCTGGCTGTGGTAGTTTTGGTTTGTTTTGTGATCTTTGGTTTTACCGGCGCGGCTTCCGGAAACGGGACGGTGGTAGCTGAAATAGGCAAAACAAAGATTCGCAAAGGTGATTTGGAACAAAATTTGATAACCCATTACGGCAGTTCTGTGCTTAATCAGATGCTTGATAGGGAAGCTATCAAAATGGAGGCGCAGTCTGCAGGCCTTCAGATTTCTGATGCGGATATTGACAAAGAACTGAAGGTAATGATGCAGGCTTATGAGAGTGAGGAAGTTTTTTACCAATCCATGAAGGAACAGCTTGGCATGAGCAGGCAGGAAGTAAAGGATGATGTATACTACAAGCTGCTTCTGGAGAAAGTTGCAACCAAAGACATTCAAGTTTCTGATTCTGAAATTCAGGATTACATCCAGGCTCATCCTGAGGAATATGCGAAAAAAAGGGAAATGCATCTTCGCCGGGTTACAACAAAAACCAGGGAGCAGGCGAACAAGGTAGTTGCTGCTTTCAGCAAAGGCGACGATTTTGCTAAGCTGGCCCGGGACCGGTCGATTGACGACTACGCTAATAACGGCGGGGATCTTGGCTGGGTAAAGGAAGATGATCCGCTTACGGATAAACAGGTGATGAAGCAGGCCAAAGATCTTAAAGTCGGTCAGATCAGCAAACCGGTGCAAACCAACGAAGGATACCTGATTGTGTTCTTGCAGGAAAGCAAGGACAAGGGCGGACTAGATGAGCAGACAATCAAGGAGACGGTACGCAAACAGCTTGCTCTTCAAAAGGCACCGTCTATTAAGGACCTTTCCAAAAAGCTTCGTGAAAAATGGAACGTCAAAATAGTCGATCCTACTTACCAGTCGTAG
- the cysK gene encoding cysteine synthase A — MARLVENITQLIGNTPLVRLNRVVPEGSAEIYVKLEFQNPGASVKDRIAISMIETAEKEGNLKPGATIIEPTSGNTGIGLAMVAAAKGYKAILVMPDTMSMERRNLLRAYGADLVLTPGAEGMKGAISRAEELLAENPHYFMPQQFKNQANVDIHRRTTGPEIVEAIQAHDGKLDAFIAGVGTGGTITGTGEVLKKHFPGIRVYAVEPTASPVLSGGKPGPHKIQGIGAGFVPDILNTEVYDQIIQVDNEDAFATSRQVAKQEGILGGISSGAAIHAALQVAKELGEGKRVVAVVPSNGERYLSTPLYSFDD; from the coding sequence ATGGCTAGACTAGTGGAAAATATTACGCAATTGATTGGGAACACACCTTTGGTAAGATTGAATCGGGTAGTTCCGGAAGGAAGTGCGGAAATATACGTTAAACTGGAATTTCAAAACCCCGGTGCAAGTGTGAAAGACCGCATTGCCATCAGCATGATCGAAACAGCTGAGAAGGAAGGGAATCTCAAGCCAGGTGCGACTATTATTGAACCCACCAGCGGAAATACAGGTATCGGCTTAGCTATGGTAGCTGCCGCCAAAGGGTATAAAGCTATTCTGGTCATGCCGGATACAATGAGCATGGAGCGCCGCAATCTGCTCCGGGCGTACGGAGCTGATCTTGTTCTCACTCCGGGAGCGGAGGGGATGAAGGGAGCTATCAGCCGTGCGGAAGAACTCCTTGCCGAAAATCCGCATTATTTCATGCCTCAGCAATTCAAAAACCAGGCGAATGTAGACATACACCGCAGAACTACCGGCCCCGAGATTGTAGAAGCTATCCAAGCGCATGATGGCAAGCTGGATGCTTTTATTGCCGGCGTTGGTACGGGGGGGACTATTACCGGAACTGGAGAAGTGCTCAAAAAGCATTTTCCTGGAATCCGCGTTTATGCGGTAGAACCTACAGCTTCTCCTGTATTGTCGGGCGGTAAACCGGGTCCTCATAAAATTCAGGGCATTGGAGCCGGATTTGTTCCAGATATTTTAAATACTGAAGTCTATGATCAGATTATTCAAGTGGACAACGAAGATGCCTTTGCTACTTCCCGCCAAGTAGCCAAGCAAGAGGGGATTCTGGGAGGAATCTCGTCTGGAGCGGCTATACATGCTGCTTTACAGGTTGCCAAGGAGCTAGGCGAAGGCAAGCGGGTAGTTGCGGTAGTTCCAAGCAACGGTGAAAGATACTTGAGTACTCCATTATATTCCTTTGACGATTAA
- the pabA gene encoding aminodeoxychorismate/anthranilate synthase component II — MILVIDNYDSFTYNLVQYLGELGEDIIVKRNDQTDVTEIERLSPDHLLISPGPCTPNEAGISLQVIEHFKGRIPILGVCLGHQSIGQVFGGEVIRAERLMHGKTSPVFHDGHTVFEGLPSPFTATRYHSLIVKKESLPDCLEISAYTEEGEIMGFRHKEFPIEGVQFHPESIITDHGHQLLRNFLKYEKV; from the coding sequence ATGATTCTTGTTATTGATAATTATGATTCATTTACTTACAACCTGGTACAGTACCTGGGGGAATTGGGAGAAGACATTATAGTAAAACGCAATGATCAAACGGATGTGACAGAGATCGAAAGGTTAAGTCCCGATCATCTTCTCATCTCTCCCGGCCCTTGTACACCTAATGAAGCGGGAATCAGTCTGCAGGTCATCGAGCATTTCAAAGGGCGCATTCCGATTTTGGGAGTGTGCCTTGGACACCAGTCTATCGGACAGGTATTTGGCGGAGAGGTTATAAGGGCTGAACGGCTTATGCACGGCAAAACTTCCCCCGTTTTTCATGATGGCCATACGGTTTTCGAAGGGTTACCTTCTCCTTTTACAGCTACCAGATATCATTCATTAATCGTCAAAAAGGAATCCTTGCCGGATTGCCTGGAGATCAGTGCATATACGGAAGAAGGGGAGATCATGGGATTCCGTCACAAAGAGTTCCCGATTGAAGGCGTTCAGTTTCACCCGGAATCCATTATTACAGATCATGGCCATCAATTGCTTCGTAATTTTCTAAAATATGAGAAAGTATAA
- the pabC gene encoding aminodeoxychorismate lyase encodes MYISVNGHLCDEKEAVVSVYDHGLLYGMGLFETFRTYKGMPFLLNEHLDRLRQGCRDLGIDFEPDAERINRQISLLLDKNRLQDAYFRYTITAGIEMLGLPSTNYSHPTEIMYIKQLPPLTGKLIEEGKSLQLLKLPRNTPEGLARYKSLHYMNTILGKKEMSQYPWARNAEGLMLTEEGYIAEGLVNNIFFILDGTCHTPSADTGILTGITRRFVMNLAEQAGMNVCEGLYTWHDLLEAEEILITNSIQGIVPIIRLYLPTGECHMVSAGDAGIMTKQLQKMYHQQTGSE; translated from the coding sequence ATGTATATAAGCGTCAATGGTCACCTGTGTGACGAAAAAGAAGCCGTGGTCTCCGTTTATGATCACGGCCTTCTCTACGGAATGGGGTTATTCGAAACTTTCCGTACCTATAAAGGGATGCCATTTTTACTGAATGAACATTTGGACAGGCTTCGACAAGGTTGTCGGGATTTGGGGATTGATTTTGAACCTGATGCCGAAAGAATAAACCGGCAAATTTCACTCTTGTTGGACAAGAACCGTCTGCAGGATGCGTATTTTCGCTATACAATTACAGCAGGTATAGAGATGCTGGGCCTTCCCTCCACCAATTACAGTCATCCGACCGAAATAATGTATATAAAACAGCTTCCGCCGTTAACCGGCAAATTAATAGAAGAGGGGAAATCACTGCAGCTGCTCAAGCTGCCGAGGAATACCCCTGAAGGACTTGCAAGATATAAGTCTTTGCATTACATGAATACCATTCTCGGTAAAAAAGAGATGAGTCAGTATCCCTGGGCACGGAATGCTGAGGGACTGATGCTTACGGAAGAAGGATATATAGCGGAAGGGCTTGTAAACAACATCTTCTTTATTTTGGATGGAACTTGCCACACTCCCTCGGCAGATACGGGAATTTTGACAGGAATTACGCGCAGGTTTGTGATGAATCTTGCAGAACAGGCGGGAATGAATGTCTGTGAGGGATTGTATACATGGCACGATTTGCTGGAAGCAGAAGAAATTTTGATAACCAATTCCATCCAGGGAATTGTCCCGATTATCCGTTTATACCTGCCGACTGGTGAATGTCATATGGTGTCGGCCGGTGATGCGGGAATAATGACAAAACAGCTTCAGAAGATGTATCATCAACAGACAGGAAGTGAGTAA
- the folP gene encoding dihydropteroate synthase: MGILNVTPDSFSDGGNYIQLDQAVLRAKQMVEEGADIIDIGGESTRPDSKEVSLEEELRRIIPVIERLSKEVSVPLSVDTYKAEVARQCLEAGAHLINDVWGARKEPEMAEVAARYGCPIVLMHNRTEIDYTDFVHDVLSDLKETVRLAKQAGVKDEQIILDPGIGFAKTREHNLQLMNYLTEIRQLGYPVLLGTSRKSMIWKTLDLAPTDVVEGTAATVTLGIYQGCEIMRVHDVKEMRRVADMTDAIVKHRNKK, translated from the coding sequence ATGGGGATTTTAAATGTCACGCCGGATTCTTTCTCCGACGGGGGCAATTACATTCAACTGGATCAGGCCGTTCTGAGGGCGAAGCAGATGGTGGAGGAAGGGGCTGACATCATCGATATAGGCGGGGAATCTACGAGGCCGGACTCTAAGGAGGTTTCTCTGGAAGAGGAGCTCAGACGTATAATACCTGTTATTGAGCGGCTATCGAAAGAAGTAAGCGTTCCGCTTTCTGTCGATACTTATAAAGCTGAGGTAGCCCGGCAATGCCTAGAGGCGGGAGCCCATCTTATCAACGATGTATGGGGAGCCCGAAAGGAGCCGGAGATGGCAGAGGTCGCTGCCCGGTATGGCTGTCCGATTGTACTGATGCACAATCGGACAGAAATAGACTATACGGATTTTGTACACGATGTGCTTAGTGATCTGAAGGAGACGGTAAGGCTTGCCAAACAGGCTGGAGTAAAGGATGAGCAGATTATTCTTGACCCCGGAATCGGATTTGCCAAGACCAGAGAGCATAACTTGCAATTAATGAATTATTTGACCGAGATCCGCCAGTTGGGGTACCCTGTTCTTCTTGGGACTTCAAGAAAGAGCATGATATGGAAGACTCTTGATCTTGCGCCCACTGATGTGGTGGAAGGGACGGCCGCCACCGTCACGTTGGGGATCTACCAGGGGTGCGAGATCATGAGGGTACATGACGTCAAAGAAATGAGACGCGTTGCCGACATGACGGACGCCATTGTGAAACATCGAAATAAAAAATAA
- the folB gene encoding dihydroneopterin aldolase: MDKLTLKGVEFYGNHGVFSEENRLGQRFYVDLEMLLNLRKAGQTDNVEDSVNYAEVYEVIKAIVEKQTFKLIETLAEHIASGVLETYTSIHEVTVRVTKPHPPFDIHFEGVAVEITRKREA, encoded by the coding sequence ATGGATAAACTGACACTGAAAGGTGTTGAATTTTATGGAAATCACGGTGTTTTTTCCGAAGAAAACAGGTTGGGCCAGCGGTTTTATGTCGATTTGGAAATGTTACTTAACCTGCGAAAAGCGGGGCAAACCGACAATGTCGAAGATTCGGTCAATTACGCTGAAGTGTATGAAGTCATAAAGGCTATTGTCGAAAAGCAGACATTTAAGCTGATTGAGACACTGGCAGAACATATTGCATCTGGCGTTTTAGAAACTTATACTAGTATCCATGAAGTGACTGTCCGGGTAACAAAACCTCATCCGCCTTTTGATATTCATTTTGAAGGTGTGGCCGTGGAGATAACCCGGAAAAGAGAGGCCTGA
- the folK gene encoding 2-amino-4-hydroxy-6-hydroxymethyldihydropteridine diphosphokinase produces MEPKVVEAYVGLGSNFGDRESFLQQAVSKLDSHPHISVIASSSIFETEPVGYLDQDSFLNMVIQMDTSLEPEPLLDTLLAIEKELGRTREIRWGPRTIDLDLLLYGRESINTPTLTVPHPRMTERAFVMVPLVELVHRSQDALFASLTEQLEKLEGKEGVTLWKKTQLLKESGLFAN; encoded by the coding sequence GTGGAACCAAAGGTGGTAGAAGCCTATGTGGGCCTTGGTTCCAATTTTGGAGACCGGGAGTCCTTTTTACAGCAGGCCGTTTCAAAGCTAGACAGCCATCCTCACATTTCCGTCATCGCAAGTTCCAGTATTTTTGAGACGGAACCGGTGGGATATTTGGATCAGGATTCATTTTTGAATATGGTTATTCAAATGGATACTTCCCTGGAGCCCGAACCGCTTTTGGATACCTTGCTGGCCATAGAGAAGGAGTTGGGTAGAACCAGGGAAATCAGGTGGGGACCCAGAACAATTGACCTTGATTTGCTGCTGTATGGCAGGGAATCGATAAACACACCTACACTTACCGTTCCTCATCCCCGGATGACAGAACGGGCTTTTGTGATGGTACCGCTAGTAGAACTTGTTCACCGCAGCCAAGACGCTTTATTTGCATCCTTGACAGAACAGTTGGAGAAACTGGAAGGAAAGGAAGGCGTTACGCTATGGAAAAAGACGCAGTTGCTCAAAGAATCCGGGCTTTTCGCAAATTAA
- a CDS encoding helix-turn-helix domain-containing protein, with translation MEKDAVAQRIRAFRKLKGYTQNELADEIGVSISVLGSIERGTRSADLKILQKISDVLKIELEELHVTSAR, from the coding sequence ATGGAAAAAGACGCAGTTGCTCAAAGAATCCGGGCTTTTCGCAAATTAAAGGGATACACCCAGAATGAACTGGCTGATGAAATTGGAGTATCCATTTCTGTTTTGGGCTCCATTGAGCGGGGGACCCGCAGCGCAGACCTGAAGATTCTGCAAAAAATTTCGGATGTGCTTAAAATTGAGCTTGAGGAGCTGCATGTAACCTCAGCGAGATAA
- the dusB gene encoding tRNA dihydrouridine synthase DusB produces MLKIGNVVAPNNVVLAPMAGVCNPAFRLIAKEFGCGLVCAEMVSDKAIVHGNSRTMEMLYVDEREKPLSLQIFGGDKETLVAAAKYVDLNTNADIIDINMGCPVPKVTKCDAGARWLLDPQKIEEMVSAVVEVVSKPVTVKMRMGWDSEHIYAVRNAQAVERAGGSAVSLHGRTREQLYTGTANWDIIREVKQSISIPLIGNGDVVTPEDAKRMLEETGCDGVMIGRGALGNPWMLYRTVHYLTEGELLPEPGVREKMRIAILHMDRLVKLKGEKVAVKEMRKHLAWYLKGLKGSARVKDQVMEKTTRDEMVRILTDFANQVESMEANAASAENSILH; encoded by the coding sequence ATGCTTAAAATAGGCAACGTCGTTGCACCCAACAACGTGGTTTTGGCACCTATGGCGGGTGTCTGCAATCCTGCATTCCGGCTGATCGCCAAGGAATTCGGCTGCGGACTCGTCTGTGCTGAGATGGTCAGCGACAAAGCCATTGTTCACGGAAACAGCCGGACCATGGAAATGCTCTATGTGGACGAGCGGGAGAAACCGCTGAGCCTTCAAATATTTGGCGGGGACAAAGAAACGCTGGTCGCTGCCGCGAAATACGTAGATTTGAATACAAACGCGGACATTATTGACATCAATATGGGATGCCCGGTTCCGAAGGTAACCAAATGTGATGCAGGAGCACGGTGGTTGCTGGATCCGCAGAAAATCGAAGAGATGGTATCAGCTGTTGTCGAAGTAGTAAGCAAGCCGGTTACAGTTAAAATGCGTATGGGGTGGGATTCTGAACATATTTATGCTGTACGGAATGCCCAGGCGGTTGAGCGCGCGGGAGGAAGCGCCGTCAGCTTACACGGCCGTACCCGCGAGCAGCTTTATACTGGAACGGCGAATTGGGACATTATTCGTGAGGTAAAACAATCCATCTCCATACCGTTAATCGGGAACGGGGATGTAGTAACTCCTGAAGATGCCAAACGTATGCTGGAAGAAACCGGCTGCGACGGGGTTATGATCGGAAGGGGAGCGCTTGGAAATCCCTGGATGCTTTACCGGACAGTCCATTATCTGACGGAAGGTGAACTGCTTCCCGAGCCCGGTGTGCGGGAGAAAATGCGCATTGCCATTCTGCACATGGACAGATTGGTCAAGCTTAAAGGTGAAAAAGTGGCGGTTAAGGAAATGCGTAAGCATCTCGCTTGGTATTTAAAAGGGCTTAAGGGATCTGCCCGAGTAAAAGATCAGGTGATGGAGAAGACTACGCGGGATGAAATGGTCCGTATCCTTACAGATTTCGCCAATCAGGTAGAAAGCATGGAGGCAAATGCGGCGTCTGCCGAAAATTCGATTCTTCATTAA
- the greA gene encoding transcription elongation factor GreA — protein MSEKEVILTQEGLSKLENELDHLKSVKRREVAERIKVAIGYGDISENSEYEDAKNEQAFIEGRIITLEKMLRNARIINSDDVDTDTVSVGSTVTMKDLEFGDTVEYTIVGTAESDPFLNKISNESPVGKAILGKQKGAIVDVNVPAGVIKYEIIDIKK, from the coding sequence ATGAGTGAAAAAGAGGTTATCCTTACCCAAGAAGGTTTATCCAAATTGGAAAATGAGCTGGATCATCTAAAGTCTGTGAAACGGCGCGAGGTCGCAGAGAGAATTAAAGTGGCCATCGGTTATGGTGATATTAGTGAAAACTCAGAGTACGAGGATGCCAAAAATGAACAGGCTTTTATTGAGGGCCGTATCATCACCCTGGAAAAAATGCTTCGCAATGCCCGCATTATTAATAGCGATGACGTCGATACAGACACTGTAAGTGTGGGTTCAACTGTAACAATGAAAGATCTGGAATTCGGAGATACTGTCGAATATACCATTGTAGGCACTGCGGAATCCGATCCTTTTCTTAACAAAATTTCGAACGAAAGCCCTGTAGGCAAAGCGATCCTGGGTAAACAAAAGGGTGCCATCGTAGATGTAAACGTTCCTGCAGGAGTCATTAAGTACGAAATTATCGATATTAAAAAGTAA
- the lysS gene encoding lysine--tRNA ligase, with the protein MSQELEMNELLAIRRGKLDELRELGIDPFGKKYERTDYAGDILSKYAETGKEELNEQGIQVSVAGRIMQKRGMGKASFAHVQDISGKIQIYVRLDAVGEDKYKAFEMLDLGDIIGVKGTVFKTKTGETSIKVKDLEVLTKSLIPLPDKFHGLQDVELRYRQRYVDLIMNQDVQKTFILRSKIIQSMRCYLDSLGFLEVETPTLHAIAGGASARPFITHHNALDMQLYMRIAIELHLKRLIVGGLEKVYEIGRVYRNEGVSTRHNPEFTMIELYEAYADYKDIMQLTEDLISHIAKEVLGSTTIEYQGKEVNLAGAWRRVSMVEAVREVTGVDFSVEMSDEEAHRLAKEHNVPVEPNMTFGHIVNQFFETFVEETLIQPTFVYGHPVAISPLAKKNEEDPRFTDRFELFIVAREHANAFTELNDPIDQRERFEAQLREREQGNDEAHMMDEDFIRALEYGLPPTGGLGIGVDRLIMLLTNAPSIRDVLLFPTMRERQAE; encoded by the coding sequence ATGAGCCAAGAGCTGGAAATGAACGAACTGCTCGCCATACGCCGTGGCAAATTGGATGAGCTGAGAGAACTGGGGATTGATCCGTTTGGTAAAAAGTATGAAAGAACCGATTATGCCGGTGACATTCTGAGCAAATATGCGGAAACAGGCAAGGAAGAATTGAATGAACAGGGTATTCAAGTAAGTGTTGCCGGCCGTATTATGCAAAAAAGAGGAATGGGTAAAGCAAGCTTTGCCCATGTTCAGGATATATCCGGAAAAATCCAGATTTACGTGCGTCTGGATGCAGTTGGAGAGGACAAGTATAAAGCCTTTGAGATGCTGGATCTCGGAGATATCATAGGGGTCAAAGGTACCGTATTTAAAACAAAAACAGGAGAGACTTCCATTAAGGTGAAAGATCTGGAAGTTCTTACGAAATCCCTCATCCCCCTACCGGATAAATTCCATGGCCTTCAAGATGTTGAGCTCCGCTACCGTCAGCGCTATGTGGATTTAATTATGAATCAAGACGTCCAAAAGACGTTTATTCTGCGTTCCAAGATTATTCAATCCATGCGCTGTTATCTCGACTCCCTAGGTTTTCTGGAAGTAGAAACTCCGACACTTCATGCCATTGCGGGAGGGGCTTCCGCACGGCCGTTTATCACTCATCACAATGCGCTGGATATGCAATTGTATATGCGTATTGCCATTGAGCTTCATCTGAAGCGCCTAATCGTGGGCGGCCTGGAAAAAGTATATGAAATTGGGCGGGTATATAGAAATGAGGGCGTATCCACCAGGCATAATCCGGAATTTACAATGATTGAATTGTACGAAGCCTATGCGGACTATAAGGATATCATGCAGCTAACCGAAGACCTGATTTCCCATATAGCCAAGGAAGTATTGGGATCTACTACGATCGAATATCAAGGAAAAGAAGTTAATCTGGCAGGTGCTTGGAGAAGAGTATCCATGGTAGAGGCTGTCCGAGAAGTGACTGGTGTTGACTTTAGTGTAGAGATGTCAGATGAAGAAGCTCACCGTCTGGCCAAAGAACACAATGTACCGGTTGAGCCGAATATGACATTTGGACATATTGTGAATCAATTCTTCGAGACATTCGTGGAAGAAACCTTAATTCAGCCTACTTTTGTATATGGTCATCCGGTTGCCATTTCTCCACTGGCGAAGAAGAATGAAGAAGATCCACGCTTTACTGACCGTTTCGAACTCTTTATCGTAGCGCGTGAACATGCTAACGCGTTTACAGAGCTGAATGATCCGATTGATCAACGGGAACGGTTCGAAGCCCAGCTTCGCGAACGTGAACAAGGTAATGATGAAGCGCACATGATGGACGAAGACTTTATCCGCGCTTTAGAATACGGCTTACCTCCTACAGGCGGGCTGGGTATTGGTGTAGACCGTCTGATCATGCTGTTGACGAATGCTCCTTCCATCCGCGATGTATTATTATTCCCGACAATGCGGGAGCGTCAAGCCGAGTAA
- a CDS encoding MTH1187 family thiamine-binding protein — MAIVEFTIVPIGTGSTSLSCYVADLYKVLEQKTDIKFQMNSMSTTIEGPLHRLLEIVEELHEIPFQAGAKRVSTSIKIDDRRDKEGSSEQKLQSVKNQLAKSSIL, encoded by the coding sequence ATGGCAATTGTAGAATTTACAATCGTTCCGATTGGAACCGGGTCTACCAGTTTGAGCTGCTACGTAGCAGATTTGTACAAGGTTCTTGAACAGAAAACAGATATCAAGTTCCAAATGAATTCGATGAGTACTACCATTGAGGGACCTCTGCACCGTCTCTTAGAGATAGTCGAGGAATTGCACGAGATTCCTTTCCAGGCAGGGGCAAAGCGGGTGTCTACTTCCATTAAGATTGACGATCGCCGGGATAAGGAAGGTTCTTCAGAACAAAAACTACAGTCTGTTAAAAATCAATTGGCTAAATCCTCAATATTATAA
- a CDS encoding gluconate 2-dehydrogenase subunit 3 family protein codes for MAESSHYPNYDVMREQNAWDEHTRKIVSDRLFHTHGYHFLSETEAEQLRAWCSLLMDDPRTDVIQYVLSHIDSTLAQNKGEGQRPAGTLEQRDLIRKGLISVEVACQSLYGQSFYQLSQDKQRSFMEQVVEQRIPLSGELAGINQKAFFQKLLLLTIESYYSHPKIWSEIGYGGPAYPRGYVRADREHLDPWEAQTDD; via the coding sequence ATGGCAGAATCAAGCCATTACCCTAATTATGATGTCATGAGGGAACAGAATGCCTGGGACGAACATACCCGGAAAATTGTATCGGACCGGCTTTTTCATACTCACGGATACCATTTTTTATCCGAAACGGAAGCTGAACAGTTAAGGGCATGGTGTTCATTACTTATGGATGACCCCCGTACAGATGTGATCCAGTATGTTCTCAGTCATATCGATAGTACACTTGCCCAGAATAAAGGAGAGGGCCAAAGGCCAGCCGGCACGCTGGAGCAGCGGGACCTGATCCGCAAAGGTCTGATTTCTGTTGAGGTAGCCTGTCAAAGCTTATATGGACAGTCCTTTTACCAGCTTTCTCAGGACAAGCAGCGATCTTTCATGGAACAAGTAGTTGAGCAAAGGATCCCTCTATCCGGTGAGCTGGCCGGGATAAATCAGAAAGCTTTTTTTCAAAAGTTACTTTTACTGACTATAGAATCTTATTACTCTCATCCGAAAATCTGGTCCGAAATCGGATACGGGGGACCCGCTTATCCACGGGGATATGTACGGGCAGACCGGGAGCATCTGGATCCATGGGAGGCACAGACGGATGATTAA
- a CDS encoding MraY family glycosyltransferase, with protein sequence MAAAYHISYCLGHPRFFGIEIIGVSKLEMGTGMVLFPAWISWLSTMAWVFGITNMVNFIDGLDGLASAIVTISSLTLLITAFLMQQTEPAVLAGSLAGACLAFLFFNFHPARIFMGDAGAIYLGYTLAVISIDGAFKSATVISIFVPVLALGVPILDTVIVFARRFIQKKGLHKADKLHTHHCLMAWGLTQTQSVSFLYLVSAVFSLVSIVLLLAFQ encoded by the coding sequence TTGGCCGCGGCTTATCATATATCTTATTGTCTCGGCCATCCCCGTTTTTTTGGTATTGAAATTATAGGGGTGTCCAAGCTTGAAATGGGGACGGGCATGGTCCTTTTTCCAGCCTGGATTTCCTGGTTATCTACAATGGCCTGGGTATTTGGCATCACCAATATGGTTAACTTTATAGACGGTTTGGACGGACTCGCTTCAGCGATTGTGACCATTTCCTCGCTTACTTTACTAATAACGGCTTTTCTAATGCAGCAGACAGAGCCTGCCGTTTTAGCGGGTTCCCTTGCCGGAGCCTGCTTGGCTTTTCTCTTTTTTAACTTTCACCCTGCCCGCATTTTTATGGGGGATGCAGGAGCCATCTATCTTGGTTATACACTGGCCGTTATCTCAATTGACGGGGCATTTAAGAGTGCAACGGTCATTTCTATTTTCGTTCCTGTTCTAGCATTGGGTGTTCCCATATTGGATACCGTCATTGTTTTTGCCCGCAGGTTTATCCAAAAGAAAGGGCTGCATAAAGCGGATAAATTGCATACCCACCACTGTCTGATGGCGTGGGGATTAACGCAAACCCAAAGCGTTTCATTTCTATATTTGGTTAGTGCCGTATTTTCTTTGGTTTCCATAGTGCTCTTGCTTGCTTTTCAATAA